In a single window of the Silurus meridionalis isolate SWU-2019-XX chromosome 8, ASM1480568v1, whole genome shotgun sequence genome:
- the slc18b1 gene encoding MFS-type transporter SLC18B1, translated as MSLSKMSRQQLFTLIAMASINFSSMICYSILGPFFPPEAERKGVSQAMIGLIFGCYAFFTLVGSLILGKYIVQIGAKCMIIAGLLISGITTVVFGFLDRAPDGTIFIVLCFVVRSVNAVGFAGAVTSSFAVSAKVFPDSIATILGFIEIFTGMGLILGPPLGGWIYQAFGYEIPFIVLGSVLFLTVPLIMWILPNFDAVASQGSFFKLCSRVKMVLICFVVFTLSSGIGFLDATLSIFAMEAYGLSAESVGLLMVAVSLPYGAASPILGILSDKYPLIRRWMMAIGGLATAFGFCLLGPVPVFHIDSGLWLTVVMLVVIGFSLCMTCIPTFTEMLICAHENGFEDSLSTLGLVSGLFSAVWSAGMFFGPTVGGFITQKLNFEWGAGFQGGITFIAAFLLMLYLTKEQIFKTRFQKMIGDECKMYAGEKSPLLCSSSETSV; from the exons ATGTCTCTTTCAAAGATGAGTCGACAACAGCTATTTACTTTAATTGCGATGGCATCCATAAACTTCAGCTCAATGATTTGCTATTCAATATTAGGACCATTTTTTCCACCTGAG GCAGAGAGAAAAGGAGTAAGTCAAGCAATGATTGGACTAATATTTGGATGTTATGCCTTCTTTACTTTGGTTGGATCATTGATCTTGGGGAAATAT atTGTCCAAATCGGGGCTAAATGTATGATAATTGCAGGATTGTTAATTTCAGGCATTACCACTGTAGTCTTTGG ATTCCTGGACAGAGCTCCTGATGGAACCATCTTCATAGTGCTTTGTTTTGTCGTAAGGTCTGTAAATGCAGTGGGCTTTGCTGGTGCTGTAACATCCTCATTTGCTGTATCAGCAAAAGTGTTTCCCGACAGTATAGCAACAATTCTG GGCTTTATTGAGATTTTTACAGGAATGGGCCTCATACTGGGACCACCTTTGGGTGGATGGATATATCAGGCATTCGGATATGAAATTCCTTTCATTGTTCTGGGAAGTGTTCTGTTTTTGACTGTTCCCTTAATCATGTGGATTTTACCGAACTTTG ACGCAGTTGCCTCACAAGGCTCCTTCTTCAAGCTGTGCTCACGAGTAAAGATGGTGCTTATTTGCTTTGTGGTGTTCACCTTGAGCTCGGGAATCGGTTTTTTGGATGCAACCCTATCGATATTTGCCATGGAAGCG TATGGCCTGAGTGCTGAATCTGTGGGCCTGCTCATGGTCGCCGTGTCTTTACCGTATGGTGCTGCATCTCCTATTCTTGGGATACTGAGTGATAAGTATCCA TTAATCAGAAGGTGGATGATGGCAATAGGAGGATTAGCAACAGCATTTGGCTTTTGTTTACTTGGGCCTGTTCCTGTCTTTCATATTGATAG tggaCTTTGGCTTACTGTTGTCATGCTGGTGGTCATTGGGTTTTCTCTGTGCATGACCTGCATCCCCACCTTCACTGAGATGCTCATCTGTGCACA tgaaAATGGATTTGAGGACAGTTTAAGCACGCTGGGTTTGGTATCAGGATTGTTTTCAGCTGTGTGGTCTGCAGG GATGTTCTTCGGGCCCACTGTTGGAGGATTTATCACACAGAAGCTGAATTTCGAATGGGGTGCAGGTTTTCAAGGAGGGATCACCTTTATTGCA GCATTCCTACTAATGTTATATTTAACGaaagaacaaatatttaaaacgag ATTTCAGAAAATGATTGGGGACGAATGCAAAATGTACGCAGGAGAAAAATCCCCTCTTCTCTGCTCATCTTCAGAAACCTCTGTTTGA
- the ahi1 gene encoding LOW QUALITY PROTEIN: jouberin (The sequence of the model RefSeq protein was modified relative to this genomic sequence to represent the inferred CDS: inserted 1 base in 1 codon), with product MPGGQSDLRAKPRTHFDEVFRKYANPPLQKKKLKQQSEQLQENVELQTLRKNFTKDIEEDETILHNTYDPVQGSPRYTKNRRREKEVFKKANIGNEGEEMHTAPSEKRKSKRALPPSPLVQDEDESSKNALRSEVKYPAEADLGQKKKGKKGKNRRSDVAKEESESENDLLQDYQQKITQEEQKALKKQKSETLQEITVLNNDGEKKKKKKNLRESKGDESEHPSKWQMEVAGGKTKSQEDSQNDLQEEITVKPIGKKKKKIKQEVTVLDSQTEVDASPRHAFDDGLVLGVYIHRTDRLKTDLLVSHPMVKVHVVDEVTGQYVKKEDSHRRVSSFYEQENVEHVLPIITQPFDFKKQKSTVPEWEEQIIFNERFSYFLQQNDDAPKVILFFEIIEFISMEEARANVSADLNERGFHKIAWAFLKLVGTNGVLNIDSKLRLQLYSPPLRARKNPETLEVFQWWSKYPWNRYASTLYVTVKGLKLPEHVDPSIRSMMALQQERGSTSYTDLHTELTQKTFTQLLENKSDAIKWSRLPGQVCRIPNKLMLSFRGGQMGCIALRFSHDGRVLAAACVDRDAFPIIVYEIPSGKVLASFNGHLSIVYDLCWTRDDMSLLSASSDGTVRVWDIERLQGLAKKILPHPSFVYSAQHHPQAPSLVITGGYDGLLRXWNLDNNDVNGQLLQEFEGHKTFINALCFDNEGSRVFSADNSGLIIAWSTKIEDGSWHDGVRLWKIEKEIKEIDLNGIPINSLEVHPNGRRLLIHAKDSVLRVMDLRIFAIKKYIGATNYRERINSTFTPCGNFIFSGSEDGLAYVWNAETGDQVAVYSELCYSAALRGVTFHPHEHLVAFCAFGQNQPIQLYLYDRKVTQIELESMRVLNRSDSAVSKTQRNQTELLAFQDSSATGMDRFASAARMSLKMQRVKQKLDSVLEPHRNTSGMEYLYGSMAQLGRGLSQEGSSFPPPSLLSPHSNLQLSNSLGVQLIPQATLSSQTFGSTAFGHPIRRMPSLKQRSLPDSECPLHVETDMERVQQTVLTLYDYKASRSDELTLRRGDVIHVLHKDNENWWFGCLAGGYMGYFPAAYVADEKGFDEELSRAIEAQPGPLEQINEGFNRATKLSAAVSASGELKIISEQETDAEAPSVKTKKKKKKVKNSELHYDLPPTTSGDPDTASQSTRKKRPLPRLGQTNSAFKSDVAN from the exons ATGCCAGGAG GTCAAAGTGATTTAAGAGCAAAGCCGAGGACACATTTTGATGAAGTGTTTAGGAAATATGCAAACCCTCCTTTACAGAAGAAAAAGCTCAAACAACAATCCGAGCAGCTGCAGGAGAATGTGGAG CTTCAGACCTTAAGGAAAAACTTTACTAAAGACATAGAGGAAGATGAGACTATTCTCCATAACACATATGACCCTGTTCAGGGCAGCCCCAGGTACACGAAGAACAGGCGCAGGGAGAAGGAAGTGTTCAAGAAAGCCAACATCGGTAATGAGGGCGAAGAGATGCACACTGCACCTTCAGAAAAAAGGAAGAGCAAAAGAGCACTTCCTCCATCACCACTTGTTCAAGATGAAGATGAGAGTTCCAAGAACGCTCTGAGGTCTGAAGTAAAATATCCTGCTGAGGCTGATTTGGGACAGAAGAAAAAGGGTAAAAAAGGGAAGAATAGAAGAAGCGATGTTGCAAAAGAAGAGTCTGAAAGTGAAAATGATCTTCTTCAGGATTATCAGCAAAAGATTACACAGGAGGAGCAAAAAGCCCTAAAGAAGCAAAAGAGTGAAACTCTGCAAGAAATAACTGTCTTAAACAATGAcggtgaaaagaaaaagaaaaagaagaatctgaGAGAAAGTAAAGGAGATGAAAG TGAACATCCTTCGAAATGGCAAATGGAAGTGGCAGGTGGTAAAACTAAATCACAGGAAGACTCTCAAAATGATCTCCAAGAGGAGATAACAGTCAAGCCTATaggcaaaaagaagaagaaaataaaacaag AAGTGACCGTGCTGGACAGTCAGACAGAAGTGGATGCATCTCCTAGACATGCTTTTGATGACGGCCTGGTGCTGGGAGTTTACATTCACCGTACAGACCGACTCAAGACTGACCTTCTGGTGTCCCACCCCATGGTCAAAGTCCATGTTGTAGATGAAGTTACTGGACAGTATGTAAAGAAAGAGGACAG CCATCGCAGAGTGTCTTCCTTTTATGAGCAGGAGAATGTCGAGCATGTCCTTCCTATTATAACTCAGCCTTTCGACTTCAAAAAACAAAAGTCAACAGTTCCTGAGTGGGAGGAGCAGATCATCTTTAATGAACGCTTTAGTTATTTTCTTCAACAGAACGATGACGCTCCAAAAGTCATCCTTTTTTTTGAG ATCATTGAATTTATAAGCATGGAAGAAGCAAGGGCAAACGTCTCTGCTGATCTGAATGAGCGAGGATTTCACAAAATTGCGTGGGCTTTTTTGAAG CTTGTTGGGACCAATGGTGTGCTGAACATTGACAGTAAACTGCGTCTTCAGCTGTACAGCCCTCCACTCAGAGCCAGGAAAAATCCAGAGACACTCGAGGTTTTTCAGTGGTGGTCAAAATACCCTTGGAACAGATATGCCTCAACCCTTTATGTCACGGTGAAAGGCCTCAAACTACCAGAACAT GTGGACCCCAGTATACGCTCGATGATGGCTCTGCAGCAGGAGAGAGGCAGCACCTCTTACACTGACCTCCATACGGAACTCACTCAGAAAACCTTCACCCAGCTGTTGGAGAACAAATCAGATGCCATAAAATGGAGCCGTCTGCCTGGACAG GTGTGTCGCATTCCTAACAAACTGATGCTGTCATTCCGTGGAGGTCAGATGGGCTGCATCGCTCTACGCTTCTCTCACGATGGCAGGGTTCTGGCTGCTGCTTGTGTAGACAGAGATGCTTTCCCTATCATAG tgtatgAGATCCCCTCAGGGAAAGTCCTAGCATCCTTTAATGGCCACCTCAGTATTGTATATGATCTCTGCTGGACCAGAGATGACATGTCCCTGCTGTCAGCATCCTCTGATGGAACAGTCAG AGTATGGGACATAGAAAGACTCCAAGGACTCGCCAAAAAGATCCTCCCCCACCCATCGTTTGTATACTCTGCCCAGCATCACCCTCAAGCCCCGAGCCTGGTGATAACAGGGGGCTATGATGGTCTGCTCA TGTGgaatttagacaataatgatgTAAATGGACAACTCCTGCAAGAGTTTGAAGGACACAAGACTTTTATCAATGCCCTGTGTTTTGACAATGAAG GAAGTAGAGTGTTTTCTGCTGACAATTCTGGCCTAATTATCGCATGGAGTACTAAAATAGAGGATGGGTCATGGCATGATGGAGTGCGTCTGTGGAAAATCGAGAAA gaaataaaggaaattgATCTGAATGGAATTCCCATCAACTCACTAGAAGTGCACCCAAATGGGAGACGTCTTCTAATCCATGCCAAAGACAGCGTTTTGAGAGTGATGGACTTGAGAAT CTTTgctataaagaaatatataggTGCAACAAATTACAGGGAGAGGATCAACAGCACCTTTACCCCATGTGGAAACTTTATTTTCTCAGGCAGTGAGGATGGACTTGCCTATGTGTGGAATGCTGAGACCG GTGATCAAGTTGCTGTCTACTCAGAGCTGTGCTACTCCGCTGCTCTCCGTGGAGTGACTTTCCATCCCCATGAACACTTGGTGGCTTTCTGTGCCTTTGGGCAAAATCAGCCAATTCAGTTATATTTGTATGATCGAAAAG TTACGCAGATTGAGCTGGAGAGTATGAGGGTGCTGAACAGGTCTGATAGTGCTGTCAGTAAAACGCAGAGGAATCAGACCGAGCTCCTTGCATTCCAGGATTCTTCAGCCACAGGAATGGACCGATTTGCCAGTGCTGCTCGCATGTCCCTTAAGATGCAGCGAGTTAAACAGAAATTAGACTCTGTTCTG gAGCCACATCGCAATACCTCTGGCATGGAATACCTCTATG GAAGCATGGCTCAGCTGGGGAGAGGTTTATCCCAAGAG GGTTCTTCCTTCCCTCCTCCATCTCTGCTTTCTCCTCACTCCAATCTACAGCTGTCCAACTCACTTGGGGTTCAACTAATACCCCAAGCAACACTCAGCTCGCAAACAT TTGGCTCCACTGCTTTCGGTCATCCCATTAGAAGAATGCCATCCTTAAAGCAAAGG AGTCTACCGGATTCTGAATGTCCTTTACATGTCGAGACTGATATGGAACGAGTCCAGCAAACG GTCTTGACCCTGTATGACTACAAGGCCAGTCGCTCCGATGAGCTGACGTTACGACGCGGTGATGTGATCCATGTGCTGCACAAAGATAATGAAAACTGGTGGTTTGGATGCTTAGCCGGTGGATACATGGGCTACTTCCCAGCTGCCTATGTGGCTGATGAAA AAGGGTTTGATGAAGAACTCTCACGGGCTATAGAAGCACAACCTGGACCCTTAGAGCAAATAAATGAAGGATTTAACAGAGCCACCAAG TTATCTGCAGCTGTTAGTGCTTCTGGGGAGCTGAAGATCATTTCAGAGCAGGAGACTGATGCTGAGGCACCTTCTGTCAA aactaaaaagaagaagaaaaaagtgaagaaCAGTGAGCTTCATTATGATCTTCCACCAACCACATCAGGAGATCCTGACACTGCTTCACAATCTACTAGAAAAAAGAGACCTCTTCCAAGATTAGGACAAACCAACAGTGCTTTCAAATCGGATGTTGCAAATTAA